The proteins below come from a single Vanessa cardui chromosome 7, ilVanCard2.1, whole genome shotgun sequence genomic window:
- the LOC124530953 gene encoding uncharacterized protein LOC124530953 → MSCSLKPALRYGFHRTSECQDFEKAYICVQKCVDLRYDLAYSDKYCFCTCYHKKEKAKYTPKSFYDRTKWKLGPPSTTKPAWAVQNKELKDKIKDEIESDHEGDNGEDISNTTLSIYDDMKVSNETSTMSSDTNLTDVNSIDNGNMTDGVNATDSEASNSTADSNSGGEGSTGVTLNPTEAGAASETAS, encoded by the exons ATGTCAT gttCTCTTAAACCAGCATTGAGATACGGCTTTCACAGAACATCTGAATGTCAAGATTTTGAAAAAGCCTATATTTGCGTCCAAAAATGCGTAGATTTGCGTTATGATTTGGCATATTCAGATAAATATTGCTTTTGTACTTGTTACCATAAGAAGGAAAAGGCAAAATATACACCGAAATCATTCTATGATAGAACCAAGTGGAAACTAGGACCTCCGTCAACCACGAAGCCAGCTTGGGCAGTACAGAATAAAGAATTAAAGGATAAAATAAAGGATGAGATCGAAAGTGATCATGAAGGCGATAATGGAGAAGATATTAGTAATACGACTTTAAGCATATATGATGATATGAAAGTTTCAAATGAAACGAGTACAATGAGTAGTGATACAAATCTAACAGATGTAAATTCAATTGATAATGGCAACATGACTGATGGTGTCAACGCAACTGATAGTGAAGCTTCTAATTCTACTGCAGATTCGAACTCGGGCGGTGAAGGTTCAACAGGGGTAACCTTGAACCCCACTGAAGCCGGTGCTGCGAGTGAAACAgcatcgtaa